The following are encoded in a window of Oncorhynchus keta strain PuntledgeMale-10-30-2019 unplaced genomic scaffold, Oket_V2 Un_scaffold_9913_pilon_pilon, whole genome shotgun sequence genomic DNA:
- the LOC118382708 gene encoding NACHT, LRR and PYD domains-containing protein 3-like isoform X11 translates to MKSDQSMGQPISFREGDFSTEQRNQQERSESDILSRQSSQSHQTDLASIFSLLEEKMMTFVKNELKMFKRILSPELPEGFESQKQDKEVVDAEDEKQESSAREGALKITLHILRKMNQKELADTLENYSDELAVICQRELKSNLKKKFQCVFEGIAKQGNPTLLSKIYTELYITEGGTGEVNNEHELKQIETTTRKQARPETAIKCNDIFIPLTGQDKLIRTVLTKGVAGIGKTVSVQKFILDWAEGKANQDVQFVFSFPFRELNLMKGENFTFIELINHFSMETKQSRISNYNKYKVLFIFDGLDECRLPLDFQKNKICCDVTESTSVDVLLTNLIKRNLLPSALLWITTRPAAANKIPSGCVDQVTEVRGFNDPQKEEYFRKRFSDEDLASRIISHIKTSRSLHIMCHIPVFCWISATVLEHMLKHKREEMPKTLTEMYTHLVEFHTKQKNEKYLGKEETGPHWNKESILSLGKLAFQQLVNGNQIFYEGDLKEAGIDVNEASVYSGLCTQLFKEECVLYQDTVYCFVHLSIQEFLAAVYVFLSFINNNENLMAEPQSTPRNLSALFRDKAKDTVYKSAVDKALQSETGNLDLFLRFLLGLSLESNQKHLQGLMTKTGNSSQTHDETVKYIKKKIRENPSPERSINLFHCLNELNDHSLVEEIQSYLSSGSLSDHNLSPAQWSALVFVLLTSEKELDVFDLKKYSRSEEGLLRLLPVVKASRAVLLSGCGVTEESCASLISVLSSNPSHLRELDLSNNDLKDSGVELLFAGLGNPHCKLETLRLSGCLVTEEGCASLVSALRSNPSHLRELDLSNNDLKDSGVKLFSAGLGNPHCKLETLRKAIKIIKDNNHPSHCLFTPLSSRRRGQYRCIITSRATACSPRYHPEGEVSTGASSPPEPLPVHPAIIQKEGSVQVHHHHPSHCLFTPLSSRRRGQYRCNITTRATACSPRYHPEGEVSTGASSPPEPLPVHPAIIQKERSVQVHHHHLIHCLFTPLSSRRRGQYRCIITTRATVCSPRYHPEGEVSTGATSPPDPLPVHPAIIQKERSVQVHHHLPSHCLFTPLSSRRRGQYRCIIITTRSTACSPCYHPEGEVSTGASSPPEPLPVHPAIIQKERSVQVISSRYLEPVEARGQYFHFWMKGVPRVNGLLLSPRWEYMHNSIAGG, encoded by the exons ATGAAGAGTGACCAGTCTATGGGTCAACCTATATCCTTTAGAGAGGGAGACTTTTCTACTGAACAAAG AAACCAACAGGAGAGATCAGAGTCAGACATTCTCAGTCGTCAGTCTTCCCAGAGTCATCAAACAGACCTGGCCTCCATTTTCAGT TTGCTTGAAGAGAAAATGATGACATTTGTGAAGAATGAGCTGAAGATGTTCAAGAGGATTCTTAGTCCAGAACTCCCAGAAGGCTTTGAGAGTCAGAAGCAGGATAAGGAAGTGGTGGACGCTGAAGATGAGAAGCAGGAGAGCAGTGCCAGAGAGGGGGCTCTGAAGATCACACTGCACATCCTGAGGAAAATGAACCAGAAGGAGCTTGCTGACACACTAGAGAATT ATTCAGATGAGCTTGCTGTGATTTGCCAACGTGAACTCAAATCTAATCTAAAGAAGAAGTTTCAATGTGTATTTGAGGGGATCGCTAAACAAGGAAACCCAACACTTCTCAGTAAGatctacacagagctctacatcacAGAGGGTGGAACAGGAGAGGTCAATAATGAACATGAGCTGAAACAGATTGAGACAACAACCAGGAAACAAGCAAGACCAGAGACTGCAATCAAATGTAACGACATCTTCATACCCTTAACTGGACAAGACAAACTTATCAGAACTGTGCTGACAAAGGGAGTCGCTGGCATTGGAAAAACAGTCTCTGTGCAGAAGTTCATTCTGGACTGGGCTGAAGGAAAAGCAAATCAGGATGTCCAATTTGTATTTTCATTCCCTTTTCGGGAGCTAAATTTGATGAAAGGTGAAAATTTCACTTTCATTGAACTTATCAATCACTTCTCAATGGAAACCAAACAATCAAGAATCTCCAATTACAACAAGTACAAAGTTCTGTTCATCTTTGATGGTCTGGATGAGTGCCGACTGCCCCTAGACTTCCAGAAGAACAAGATCTGTTGTGACGTCACAGAGTCAACCTCAGTGGATGTTCTGCTGACAAATCTCATCAAGCGAaatctgcttccctctgctctcctctggataACTACCCGACCTGCAGCAGCCAATAAGATCCCTTCAGGGTGTGTTGACCAGGTGACAGAGGTACGAGGGTTCAATGACCCACAGAAGGAGGAGTACTTCAGGAAGAGATTCAGTGATGAGGACCTGGCCAGCAGAATCATCTCACACATAAAGACATCAAGGAGCCTCCACATCATGTGCCACATTCCAGTCTTCTGTTGGATTTCTGCAACAGTCCTTGAACACATGCTGAAAcataagagagaagagatgccCAAGACTCTGACTGAGATGTACACACACCTTGTGGAGTTTCATACCAAACAGAAGAATGAAAAGTATCTTGGGAAAGAAGAGACAGGTCCACACTGGAATAAAGAGAGCATTCTGTCACTGGGAAAACTGGCTTTTCAACAGCTTGTGAATGGCAATCAGATTTTCTATGAAGGAGACCTGAAAGAGGCTGGCATTGATGTCAATGAAGCCTCAGTGTACTCAGGATTGTGCACACAACTATTTAAAGAGGAATGTGTGCTGTACCAGGACACGGTGTACTGCTTTGTTCATCTGAGCATTCAGGAGTTTCTGGCTGCTGTATATGTGTTCCTCTCATTCATCAACAACAATGAGAATCTAATGGCTGAACCGCAATCAACGCCCAGGAACCTTTCTGCGCTGTTCAGAGACAAGGCTAAAGATACTGTCTACAAGAGTGCTGTGGATAAAGCCTTACAAAGTGAGACGGGAAACCTGGACCTTTTCCTCCGCTTCCTTCTGGGCCTCTCACTGGAGTCCAATCAGAAGCACTTACAAGGTCTAAtgacaaagacaggaaacagctCACAGACCCATGACGAAACAGTCAAGTACATCAAGAAGAAGATCAGGGAGAATCCCTCTCCAGAGAGGAGCATCAATCTGTTCCACTGTCTGAATGAACTGAATGACCattctctagtggaggagatccaAAGCTACCTGAGCTCAGGAAGTCTCTCAGATCACAACCTGTCACCTGCACAGTGGTCAGCTCTGGTCTTTGTGTTGCTGACTTCAGAAAAGGAGCTGGATGTGTTTGACctgaagaaatactccagatcagaggaaggtctTCTGAGGCTGCTGCCAGTGGTCAAAGCCTCCAGAGCTGTTCT gctgtcaggctgtggaGTCACAGAGGAAAGCTGTGCTTCTCTGATCTCAGTTCTCAGTTccaacccctcacacctgagagagctggatctgagtaacaatgacctgaaggattcaggagtgGAGCTGCTCTTTGCTGGACTGgggaatccccactgtaaactggagactctgag gctgtcaggctgtcttgtcacagaggaaggctgtgcttctctggtctcagctctgaggtcaaacccctcacacctgagagagctggatctcagtaacaatgacctgaaggattcaggagtgaagctgttctctgctggactggggaatccccactgtaaactggagactctgag aaaggccataaagatcatcaaggacaacaaccacccgagccactgcctgttcaccccgttatcatccagaaggagaggtcagtacaggtgcatcatcacctcccgagccactgcctgttcaccccgctatcatccagaaggagaggtcagtacaggtgcatcatcaccacccgagccactgcctgttcaccccgctatcatccagaaggaggggtcagtacaggtgcatcatcaccacccgagccactgcctgttcaccccgctatcatccagaaggagag gtcagtacaggtgcaacatcaccacccgagccactgcctgttcaccccgctatcatccagaaggagag gtcagtacaggtgcatcatcaccacccgagccactgcctgttcaccccgctatcatccagaaggagag gtcagtacaggtgcatcatcaccacctgatccactgcctgttcaccccgctatcatccagaaggagaggtcagtacaggtgcatcatcaccacccgagccactgtctgttcaccccgctatcatccagaaggagag gtcagtacaggtgcaacaTCACCACCCgatccactgcctgttcaccccgctatcatccagaaggagaggtcagtacaggtgcatcatcacctcccgagccactgtctgttcaccccgctatcatccagaaggagaggtcagtacaggtgcatcatcatcaccacccgatccactgcctgttcaccctgctatcatccagaaggagaggtcagtacaggtgcatcatcaccacccgagccactgcctgttcaccccgctatcatccagaaggagaggtcagtacaggtgattTCCTCCAGATATTTAGAACCTGTtgaggctagggggcagtattttcacttttggatgaaaggagtgcccagagtaaacggcctcctactcagtcccagatgggAATATATGCATAATAGTATTGctggtggatag
- the LOC118382708 gene encoding NACHT, LRR and PYD domains-containing protein 3-like isoform X9: MKSDQSMGQPISFREGDFSTEQRNQQERSESDILSRQSSQSHQTDLASIFSLLEEKMMTFVKNELKMFKRILSPELPEGFESQKQDKEVVDAEDEKQESSAREGALKITLHILRKMNQKELADTLENYSDELAVICQRELKSNLKKKFQCVFEGIAKQGNPTLLSKIYTELYITEGGTGEVNNEHELKQIETTTRKQARPETAIKCNDIFIPLTGQDKLIRTVLTKGVAGIGKTVSVQKFILDWAEGKANQDVQFVFSFPFRELNLMKGENFTFIELINHFSMETKQSRISNYNKYKVLFIFDGLDECRLPLDFQKNKICCDVTESTSVDVLLTNLIKRNLLPSALLWITTRPAAANKIPSGCVDQVTEVRGFNDPQKEEYFRKRFSDEDLASRIISHIKTSRSLHIMCHIPVFCWISATVLEHMLKHKREEMPKTLTEMYTHLVEFHTKQKNEKYLGKEETGPHWNKESILSLGKLAFQQLVNGNQIFYEGDLKEAGIDVNEASVYSGLCTQLFKEECVLYQDTVYCFVHLSIQEFLAAVYVFLSFINNNENLMAEPQSTPRNLSALFRDKAKDTVYKSAVDKALQSETGNLDLFLRFLLGLSLESNQKHLQGLMTKTGNSSQTHDETVKYIKKKIRENPSPERSINLFHCLNELNDHSLVEEIQSYLSSGSLSDHNLSPAQWSALVFVLLTSEKELDVFDLKKYSRSEEGLLRLLPVVKASRAVLLSGCGVTEESCASLISVLSSNPSHLRELDLSNNDLKDSGVELLFAGLGNPHCKLETLRLSGCLVTEEGCASLVSALRSNPSHLRELDLSNNDLKDSGVKLFSAGLGNPHCKLETLRKAIKIIKDNNHPSHCLFTPLSSRRRGQYRCIITSRATACSPRYHPEGEVSTGASSPPEPLPVHPAIIQKEGSVQVHHHHPSHCLFTPLSSRRRGQYRCIITTRSTACSPCYHPEGEVSTGTSSPPEPLPVHPAIIQKERSVQVHHHLPSHCLFTPLSSRRRGQYRCNITTRATACSPRYHPEGEVSTGATSPPDPLPVHPAIIQKERSVQVHHHLPSHCLFTPLSSRRRGQYRCIIITTRSTACSPCYHPEGEVSTGASSPPEPLPVHPAIIQKERSVQVISSRYLEPVEARGQYFHFWMKGVPRVNGLLLSPRWEYMHNSIAGG; the protein is encoded by the exons ATGAAGAGTGACCAGTCTATGGGTCAACCTATATCCTTTAGAGAGGGAGACTTTTCTACTGAACAAAG AAACCAACAGGAGAGATCAGAGTCAGACATTCTCAGTCGTCAGTCTTCCCAGAGTCATCAAACAGACCTGGCCTCCATTTTCAGT TTGCTTGAAGAGAAAATGATGACATTTGTGAAGAATGAGCTGAAGATGTTCAAGAGGATTCTTAGTCCAGAACTCCCAGAAGGCTTTGAGAGTCAGAAGCAGGATAAGGAAGTGGTGGACGCTGAAGATGAGAAGCAGGAGAGCAGTGCCAGAGAGGGGGCTCTGAAGATCACACTGCACATCCTGAGGAAAATGAACCAGAAGGAGCTTGCTGACACACTAGAGAATT ATTCAGATGAGCTTGCTGTGATTTGCCAACGTGAACTCAAATCTAATCTAAAGAAGAAGTTTCAATGTGTATTTGAGGGGATCGCTAAACAAGGAAACCCAACACTTCTCAGTAAGatctacacagagctctacatcacAGAGGGTGGAACAGGAGAGGTCAATAATGAACATGAGCTGAAACAGATTGAGACAACAACCAGGAAACAAGCAAGACCAGAGACTGCAATCAAATGTAACGACATCTTCATACCCTTAACTGGACAAGACAAACTTATCAGAACTGTGCTGACAAAGGGAGTCGCTGGCATTGGAAAAACAGTCTCTGTGCAGAAGTTCATTCTGGACTGGGCTGAAGGAAAAGCAAATCAGGATGTCCAATTTGTATTTTCATTCCCTTTTCGGGAGCTAAATTTGATGAAAGGTGAAAATTTCACTTTCATTGAACTTATCAATCACTTCTCAATGGAAACCAAACAATCAAGAATCTCCAATTACAACAAGTACAAAGTTCTGTTCATCTTTGATGGTCTGGATGAGTGCCGACTGCCCCTAGACTTCCAGAAGAACAAGATCTGTTGTGACGTCACAGAGTCAACCTCAGTGGATGTTCTGCTGACAAATCTCATCAAGCGAaatctgcttccctctgctctcctctggataACTACCCGACCTGCAGCAGCCAATAAGATCCCTTCAGGGTGTGTTGACCAGGTGACAGAGGTACGAGGGTTCAATGACCCACAGAAGGAGGAGTACTTCAGGAAGAGATTCAGTGATGAGGACCTGGCCAGCAGAATCATCTCACACATAAAGACATCAAGGAGCCTCCACATCATGTGCCACATTCCAGTCTTCTGTTGGATTTCTGCAACAGTCCTTGAACACATGCTGAAAcataagagagaagagatgccCAAGACTCTGACTGAGATGTACACACACCTTGTGGAGTTTCATACCAAACAGAAGAATGAAAAGTATCTTGGGAAAGAAGAGACAGGTCCACACTGGAATAAAGAGAGCATTCTGTCACTGGGAAAACTGGCTTTTCAACAGCTTGTGAATGGCAATCAGATTTTCTATGAAGGAGACCTGAAAGAGGCTGGCATTGATGTCAATGAAGCCTCAGTGTACTCAGGATTGTGCACACAACTATTTAAAGAGGAATGTGTGCTGTACCAGGACACGGTGTACTGCTTTGTTCATCTGAGCATTCAGGAGTTTCTGGCTGCTGTATATGTGTTCCTCTCATTCATCAACAACAATGAGAATCTAATGGCTGAACCGCAATCAACGCCCAGGAACCTTTCTGCGCTGTTCAGAGACAAGGCTAAAGATACTGTCTACAAGAGTGCTGTGGATAAAGCCTTACAAAGTGAGACGGGAAACCTGGACCTTTTCCTCCGCTTCCTTCTGGGCCTCTCACTGGAGTCCAATCAGAAGCACTTACAAGGTCTAAtgacaaagacaggaaacagctCACAGACCCATGACGAAACAGTCAAGTACATCAAGAAGAAGATCAGGGAGAATCCCTCTCCAGAGAGGAGCATCAATCTGTTCCACTGTCTGAATGAACTGAATGACCattctctagtggaggagatccaAAGCTACCTGAGCTCAGGAAGTCTCTCAGATCACAACCTGTCACCTGCACAGTGGTCAGCTCTGGTCTTTGTGTTGCTGACTTCAGAAAAGGAGCTGGATGTGTTTGACctgaagaaatactccagatcagaggaaggtctTCTGAGGCTGCTGCCAGTGGTCAAAGCCTCCAGAGCTGTTCT gctgtcaggctgtggaGTCACAGAGGAAAGCTGTGCTTCTCTGATCTCAGTTCTCAGTTccaacccctcacacctgagagagctggatctgagtaacaatgacctgaaggattcaggagtgGAGCTGCTCTTTGCTGGACTGgggaatccccactgtaaactggagactctgag gctgtcaggctgtcttgtcacagaggaaggctgtgcttctctggtctcagctctgaggtcaaacccctcacacctgagagagctggatctcagtaacaatgacctgaaggattcaggagtgaagctgttctctgctggactggggaatccccactgtaaactggagactctgag aaaggccataaagatcatcaaggacaacaaccacccgagccactgcctgttcaccccgttatcatccagaaggagaggtcagtacaggtgcatcatcacctcccgagccactgcctgttcaccccgctatcatccagaaggagaggtcagtacaggtgcatcatcaccacccgagccactgcctgttcaccccgctatcatccagaaggaggggtcagtacaggtgcatcatcaccacccgagccactgcctgttcaccccgctatcatccagaaggagaggtcagtacaggtgcatcatcaccacccgatccactgcctgttcaccctgctatcatccagaaggagaggtcagtacaggtacatcatcaccacccgagccactgcctgttcaccccgctatcatccagaaggagag gtcagtacaggtgcatcatcacctcccgagccactgcctgttcaccccgctatcatccagaaggagag gtcagtacaggtgcaacatcaccacccgagccactgcctgttcaccccgctatcatccagaaggagag gtcagtacaggtgcaacaTCACCACCCgatccactgcctgttcaccccgctatcatccagaaggagaggtcagtacaggtgcatcatcacctcccgagccactgtctgttcaccccgctatcatccagaaggagaggtcagtacaggtgcatcatcatcaccacccgatccactgcctgttcaccctgctatcatccagaaggagaggtcagtacaggtgcatcatcaccacccgagccactgcctgttcaccccgctatcatccagaaggagaggtcagtacaggtgattTCCTCCAGATATTTAGAACCTGTtgaggctagggggcagtattttcacttttggatgaaaggagtgcccagagtaaacggcctcctactcagtcccagatgggAATATATGCATAATAGTATTGctggtggatag
- the LOC118382708 gene encoding NLR family CARD domain-containing protein 3-like isoform X42 has protein sequence MKSDQSMGQPISFREGDFSTEQRNQQERSESDILSRQSSQSHQTDLASIFSLLEEKMMTFVKNELKMFKRILSPELPEGFESQKQDKEVVDAEDEKQESSAREGALKITLHILRKMNQKELADTLENYSDELAVICQRELKSNLKKKFQCVFEGIAKQGNPTLLSKIYTELYITEGGTGEVNNEHELKQIETTTRKQARPETAIKCNDIFIPLTGQDKLIRTVLTKGVAGIGKTVSVQKFILDWAEGKANQDVQFVFSFPFRELNLMKGENFTFIELINHFSMETKQSRISNYNKYKVLFIFDGLDECRLPLDFQKNKICCDVTESTSVDVLLTNLIKRNLLPSALLWITTRPAAANKIPSGCVDQVTEVRGFNDPQKEEYFRKRFSDEDLASRIISHIKTSRSLHIMCHIPVFCWISATVLEHMLKHKREEMPKTLTEMYTHLVEFHTKQKNEKYLGKEETGPHWNKESILSLGKLAFQQLVNGNQIFYEGDLKEAGIDVNEASVYSGLCTQLFKEECVLYQDTVYCFVHLSIQEFLAAVYVFLSFINNNENLMAEPQSTPRNLSALFRDKAKDTVYKSAVDKALQSETGNLDLFLRFLLGLSLESNQKHLQGLMTKTGNSSQTHDETVKYIKKKIRENPSPERSINLFHCLNELNDHSLVEEIQSYLSSGSLSDHNLSPAQWSALVFVLLTSEKELDVFDLKKYSRSEEGLLRLLPVVKASRAVLLSGCLVTEEGCASLVSALRSNPSHLRELDLSYNHPGDSGVRLLSAGLEDPHCRLEKLNVEHGGENRMKPGLRKYVCDLTLDLNTVNRRLSLSEENRKVTWRTEEQPYPDHPERFEDWGQVLCREGLTGRCYWEVEWSGGGAVIGVTYKGINRRGGGYDCCLGYNDKSWSLTCSDNSYIAWHNDNSSTIDIHPSSSHRVGVYLDWPAGTLSFYRASSDTLTHLITFTSTFTESLYPGFQLYVEGSSVSL, from the exons ATGAAGAGTGACCAGTCTATGGGTCAACCTATATCCTTTAGAGAGGGAGACTTTTCTACTGAACAAAG AAACCAACAGGAGAGATCAGAGTCAGACATTCTCAGTCGTCAGTCTTCCCAGAGTCATCAAACAGACCTGGCCTCCATTTTCAGT TTGCTTGAAGAGAAAATGATGACATTTGTGAAGAATGAGCTGAAGATGTTCAAGAGGATTCTTAGTCCAGAACTCCCAGAAGGCTTTGAGAGTCAGAAGCAGGATAAGGAAGTGGTGGACGCTGAAGATGAGAAGCAGGAGAGCAGTGCCAGAGAGGGGGCTCTGAAGATCACACTGCACATCCTGAGGAAAATGAACCAGAAGGAGCTTGCTGACACACTAGAGAATT ATTCAGATGAGCTTGCTGTGATTTGCCAACGTGAACTCAAATCTAATCTAAAGAAGAAGTTTCAATGTGTATTTGAGGGGATCGCTAAACAAGGAAACCCAACACTTCTCAGTAAGatctacacagagctctacatcacAGAGGGTGGAACAGGAGAGGTCAATAATGAACATGAGCTGAAACAGATTGAGACAACAACCAGGAAACAAGCAAGACCAGAGACTGCAATCAAATGTAACGACATCTTCATACCCTTAACTGGACAAGACAAACTTATCAGAACTGTGCTGACAAAGGGAGTCGCTGGCATTGGAAAAACAGTCTCTGTGCAGAAGTTCATTCTGGACTGGGCTGAAGGAAAAGCAAATCAGGATGTCCAATTTGTATTTTCATTCCCTTTTCGGGAGCTAAATTTGATGAAAGGTGAAAATTTCACTTTCATTGAACTTATCAATCACTTCTCAATGGAAACCAAACAATCAAGAATCTCCAATTACAACAAGTACAAAGTTCTGTTCATCTTTGATGGTCTGGATGAGTGCCGACTGCCCCTAGACTTCCAGAAGAACAAGATCTGTTGTGACGTCACAGAGTCAACCTCAGTGGATGTTCTGCTGACAAATCTCATCAAGCGAaatctgcttccctctgctctcctctggataACTACCCGACCTGCAGCAGCCAATAAGATCCCTTCAGGGTGTGTTGACCAGGTGACAGAGGTACGAGGGTTCAATGACCCACAGAAGGAGGAGTACTTCAGGAAGAGATTCAGTGATGAGGACCTGGCCAGCAGAATCATCTCACACATAAAGACATCAAGGAGCCTCCACATCATGTGCCACATTCCAGTCTTCTGTTGGATTTCTGCAACAGTCCTTGAACACATGCTGAAAcataagagagaagagatgccCAAGACTCTGACTGAGATGTACACACACCTTGTGGAGTTTCATACCAAACAGAAGAATGAAAAGTATCTTGGGAAAGAAGAGACAGGTCCACACTGGAATAAAGAGAGCATTCTGTCACTGGGAAAACTGGCTTTTCAACAGCTTGTGAATGGCAATCAGATTTTCTATGAAGGAGACCTGAAAGAGGCTGGCATTGATGTCAATGAAGCCTCAGTGTACTCAGGATTGTGCACACAACTATTTAAAGAGGAATGTGTGCTGTACCAGGACACGGTGTACTGCTTTGTTCATCTGAGCATTCAGGAGTTTCTGGCTGCTGTATATGTGTTCCTCTCATTCATCAACAACAATGAGAATCTAATGGCTGAACCGCAATCAACGCCCAGGAACCTTTCTGCGCTGTTCAGAGACAAGGCTAAAGATACTGTCTACAAGAGTGCTGTGGATAAAGCCTTACAAAGTGAGACGGGAAACCTGGACCTTTTCCTCCGCTTCCTTCTGGGCCTCTCACTGGAGTCCAATCAGAAGCACTTACAAGGTCTAAtgacaaagacaggaaacagctCACAGACCCATGACGAAACAGTCAAGTACATCAAGAAGAAGATCAGGGAGAATCCCTCTCCAGAGAGGAGCATCAATCTGTTCCACTGTCTGAATGAACTGAATGACCattctctagtggaggagatccaAAGCTACCTGAGCTCAGGAAGTCTCTCAGATCACAACCTGTCACCTGCACAGTGGTCAGCTCTGGTCTTTGTGTTGCTGACTTCAGAAAAGGAGCTGGATGTGTTTGACctgaagaaatactccagatcagaggaaggtctTCTGAGGCTGCTGCCAGTGGTCAAAGCCTCCAGAGCTGTTCT gctgtcaggctgtctagtcacagaggaaggctgtgcttctctggtctcagctctgaggtcaaacccctcacacctgagagagctggatctgagctacaatcacccaggagactcaggagtcagactgctctctgctggactggaggaTCCACACTGCAGACTGGAGAAACTCAA TGTGGAACATGGTGGAGAGAACAGAATGAAACCTGGGCTTAGAAAAT ATGTCTGTGATCTCACACTGGACCTAAACACAGTAAACagacgcctctctctctctgaggagaacagaaaggtgacatggaggacagaggagcagccGTATCCTGATCACCCAGAGAGATTTGAGGACTGGGGACAGGTGCTGTGTAGAGAGGGTCTGACTGGTCGCTGTTACTGGGAGGTAGAGTGGAGCGGGGGTGGGGCTGTTataggagtgacatataaaggaatcaacaggagaggagggggttatGACTGTTGTCTTGGATACAATGACAAGTCCTGGAGTCTGACCTGCTCTGACAACAGTTACATTGCCTGGCACAATGATAATTCCTCTACCATTGACATCCACCCATCCAGCTCCCACAGAGTAGGAGTGTATCTGGACTGGCCAGccggcactctgtccttctatagagcctcctctgacacactgacccACCTGATCACATTCACCTCCACATTCACTGAGTCCCTCTATCCAGGGTTTCAACTTTATGTTGAAGGCTCCTCAGTGTCCCTGTAA